A segment of the Streptomyces sp. NBC_00376 genome:
GAACTGGTCGAACAACGTCTACAACCTGGTCACCAAGCGCGCCGTGGCCTACGAGGGCGCGACCATGGAGTGGGTCGACGGCAACATCGGCTCCAAGGTCACCATGAAGTACCCGGCCGTCTACCTGATGGGCGAGCACGCCAAGGGCGAGACCCTGTCCATCGCCTTCGCGGGCGAGGGCCAGCACCAGGACGCCGGCGCCAAGATGGTCCACATGGCGCCGAACACCTCCTCCAACATCGTCTCCAAGTCGGTGGCGCGAGGCGGCGGCCGTACCTCCTACCGCGGTCTGATCGAGATCGGCGAGGGCGCACCGGGCGCGAAGTCCAACGTGCTCTGCGACGCGCTGCTGGTCGACACGATCTCGCGCTCCGACACCTACCCGTACGTCGACGTCCGCGAGGACGACGTGTCGATGGGTCACGAGGCGACCGTCTCCAAGGTCTCCGAGGACCAGCTCTTCTACCTGATGAGCCGCGGTCTGACGGAGTTCGAGGCGATGGCGATGATCGTGCGCGGCTTCGTCGAGCCGATCGCGAAGGAGCTGCCGATGGAGTACGCCCTTGAGCTCAACCGGCTGATCGAGCTGCAGATGGAGGGTTCGGTCGGCTAGCAGGCCCGACGACCGACCCCCGATTTCGACAGAGAAAGCGAGCACTACGACAGCCATGGCTGAGGCTCAGAACATCCCGGCGGGCTCCACCACCACCGGATCCATCGCGGTGGCCGCCGAGTCGACCGTCGCCACGCGCATGAGCGCGCCCCCGTCCTTCGACGTCGCGGACTTCCCGGTCCCGCACGGCCGCGAGGAGGAGTGGCGGTTCACGCCGCTGGAGCGGCTGCGCGGGCTGCACGACGGCACGGCCGTCGCCACCGGCGGCGGTGTGAAGGTGGCGATCGAGGCCCCCGAGGGCGTCACCGTCGAGACCGTCGGCCGTGACGACTCCCGGCTCGGCAGGGCCGGCACCCCGGTGGACCGCGTCGCCGCCCAGGCGTACACGTCCTTCGAGCAGGCGTCCGTCGTCACGGTCGCCAAGGAGGCCGTGCTCACCGAGCCGATCCGCATCGCGGTGCACGGCGAGGGCGGCGTGGCCTACGGCCAACAGGTCGTCGAGCTGGGCGCCTTCGCCGAGGCCGTCGTCGTCATCGACCACACCGGTGACGCGGTGCTCGCCGCCAACGTGGACTACGTCCTCGGTGACGGCGCGAAGCTCACCGTCGTCTCCGTGCAGGACTGGGACGAGACCGCGGTCCACGTCGGCCAGCACAACGCGCTGGTCGGCCGGGACGCCTCGTTCAAGTCGATCGTCGTCACCTTCGGCGGTGACCTCGTCCGCCTCCACCCGCGCGTCAGCTACGCGGGCACCGGCGGCGAGGCCGAGCTCTTCGGTCTGTACTTCACCGACAAGGGCCAGCACCAGGAGCACCGCCTCCTGGTCGACCACAACACCCCGCACTGCAAGTCCAACGCCGCCTACAAGGGCGCGCTCCAGGGCGAAGGCGCACACGCCGTGTGGATCGGAGACGTCCTCATCCAGGCCAAGGCCGAGGGCACCGACACCTACGAGATGAACCGCAACCTCGTCCTCACGGACGGCGCGCGGGTCGACTCCGTGCCGAACCTGGAGATCGAGACCGGCGAGATCGTCGGCGCCGGCCACGCCTCGGCGACCGGCCGCTTCGACGACGAGCAGCTCTTCTACCTGATGTCCCGGGGCATCGACGCCGAGGAGGCCCGTCGCCTCGTCGTGCGCGGGTTCTTCGCCGAGCTCGTCCAGCAGATCGGTCTGCCGGACGTAGAGGCGCGGCTGCTGGAGAAGATCGAGGCCGAGCTGAAGGCTTCCGTCTGATGGCCTTCGTCAAAGCCTGTGCGCTGAGTGAGCTGGAGGACGACACCCCCAAGCGGGTGGAGCTCGACGGCGTCCCGGTGTCCGTCGTCCGTACCGAGGGCGAGGTGTTCGCGATCAACGACATCTGCTCGCACGCGAACGTGTCCCTGTCCGAGGGCGAGGTCGAGGACTGCTCGATCGAGTGCTGGCTGCACGGCTCCAGCTTCGACCTGCGCACCGGCAAGCCGTCCGGCCTTCCCGCGACGCGCCCCGTCCCCGTATACCCCGTCAAGATCGAAGGGGACGATGTGCTCGTCTCCGTCACCCAGGAGTCCTGAGTCACCCATGGCAACGCTTGAAATCCGCGACCTGCACGTCTCCGTCGAGGCCGACAACGCCACGAAGGAGATCCTCAAGGGCGTCGACCTGACCGTGAAGCAGGGCGAGACCCACGCCATCATGGGCCCCAACGGGTCCGGCAAGTCCACCCTCGCGTACTCCCTCGCGGGTCACCCCAAGTACACGATCACCAGCGGTTCGGTGACCCTGGACGGCGAGGACGTCCTGGAGATGACCGTCGACGAGCGGGCCCGCGCCGGCCTGTTCCTCGCGATGCAGTACCCGGTCGAGATCCCCGGTGTCTCGGTCTCCAACTTCCTCCGCACCTCCGCCACCGCCGTCCGCGGCGAGGCGCCCAAGCTGCGCACCTGGGTGAAGGAGGTCAAGGAGACGATGGGCCGGCTCCAGATGGACCCGGCGTTCGCCGAGCGCAACGTCAACGAGGGCTTCTCCGGCGGTGAGAAGAAGCGCCACGAGATCCTTCAGCTGGAGCTCCTCAAGCCGAAGGTCGCGATCCTCGACGAGACCGACTCCGGTCTGGACGTCGACGCCCTGCGCATCGTCTCCGAGGGCGTCAACCGGGTCCGCGAGACCGGCGAGGTCGGCACCCTGCTGATCACGCACTACACGCGGATCCTCCGCTACATCAAGCCCGACTTCGTGCACGTCTTCGCCAACGGCCGCATTGCCGAGTCCGGCGGCGCCGAGCTCGCCGACAAGCTGGAGAACGAGGGCTACGAGGCATATGTGAAGGGTGGCGCTTCCGCGTGACACAGCTGCCGGGCCTCCTCGACACCGAGGCGATCCGCAAGGACTTCCCCCTGCTGGATCGTACGGTCCATGACGGGAAGAAGATCGTTTACCTGGACAGCGCTGCGACCTCGCAGAAGCCGCGCCAGGTGCTCGACGCCCTCAACGAGTACTACGAGCGGCACAACGCCAATGTGCACCGCGGTGTGTACACGATCGCGGAGGAGGCCACGGCGCTGTACGAAGGCGCCCGTGACAAGGTCGCCGCGTTCATCAACGCACCCAGCCGCAACGAGGTGATCTTCACCAAGAACGCCTCCGAGTCGCTCAACCTCGTGGCCAACATGCTCGGCTGGGCCGACGAGCCCTACCGGGTGGACCACGACACCGAGATCGTCACCACGGAGATGGAGCACCACTCCAACATCGTGCCGTGGCAGCTGCTCTCGCAGCGCACGGGCGCGAAGCTGAAGTGGTTCGGCATCACCGACGACGGCCGCCTCGACCTGTCCAACATCGAGGAGATCATCACGGAGAAGACGAAGATCGTCTCCTTCACCCTGGTCTCCAACATCATGGGCACCATCAACCCGGTCGAGAAGATCATCCGCCGGGCCCAGCAGGTCGGCGCGCTGGTCTGCATCGACGCCTCGCAGGCCGCCCCGCACATGGTGCTGGACGTGCAGGCGCTGCAGGCCGACTTCGTGGCCTTCACCGGTCACAAGATGGTCGGCCCGACCGGCATCGGTGTGCTCTGGGGACGGCAGGAGCTCCTGGAGGACCTGCCGCCGTTCCTCGGCGGCGGCGAGATGATCGAGACCGTGTCGATGCACTCGTCGACGTACGCCCCCGCGCCGCACAAGTTCGAGGCCGGTACGCCCCCGATCGCCCAGGCCGTCGGCCTCGGCGCGGCCGTGGACTACCTCTCGGCCATCGGCATGGAGAACATCTACCGCCACGAGCACGCGATCACCGAGTACGCGGTGAAGCGGCTCCTGGAGGTCCCGGACCTGCGGATCATCGGCCCGGCGACGGCCGAGGACCGCGGCGCCACGATCTCCTTCACGCTCGGCGACATCCACCCGCACGACGTGGGTCAGGTGCTCGACGAGCAGGGCATCGCGGTCCGGGTCGGACACCACTGCGCACGGCCGGTCTGCCTGCGGTACGGAATTCCTGCGACCACGCGAGCGTCGTTCTATCTGTACTCCACGCCCGCCGAGGTCGACGCCCTGGTGGACGGTCTGGAGCACGTACGGAACTTTTTCGGATAATGGGCGAGCGGCTGAGGGTTGACTGGTGAAGCTTGATTCCATGTACCAGGAAGTGATCCTGGACCACTACAAGCACCCCCACGGGCGCGGCCTGCGGGACGGCGACGCCGAGGTGCACCACGTCAACCCGACGTGTGGCGACGAGATCACTCTCCGGGTGAAGTACGACGGCGAGACCATCGCCGATGTGTCGTACGAGGGTCAGGGCTGCTCCATCAGCCAGGCCAGCGCCTCCGTGCTGAACGACCTGCTGGTCGGCAAGGAGCTGGGCCAGGCGCAGAAGATCCAGGAGACCTTCCTGGAGCTGATGCAGTCGAAGGGCCAGCTGGAGCCGGACGACGCGATGGAGGAGGTGCTGGAGGACGCGGTCGCGTTCGCCGGCGTCTCGAAGTACCCGGCCCGCGTGAAGTGCGCGCTGCTGAGCTGGATGGCATGGAAGGACGCGACGGCCAAAGCGCTGTCCGAAGGGAAGACGGCATGAGCGATCACGGTACGCCGGAAGTACTGACCACCAAGCCGGCCTCCGAGGAGGAGGTCCGTGAGGCGCTGTACGACGTCGTCGACCCCGAGCTGGGCATCGACGTCGTCAACCTGGGCCTGATCTACGGCATCCACATCGACGACGCCAACATCGCCACCCTCGACATGACGCTGACGTCCGCGGCCTGCCCGCTGACCGATGTCATCGAGGACCAGGCGAAGTCCGCGACCGAGGGCATCGTCAACGAACTGCGGATCAACTGGGTCTGGATGCCGCCGTGGGGCCCGGACAAGATCACGGACGACGGGCGCGAGCAGCTGCGGGCCCTGGGCTTCAACGTCTGAGCCCATTGCCGACGACGAACGGCCCCCGGCTTCGTGCCGGGGGCCGTTTTTCGTCGTTGTTTCACCTGCCGTACTCACGAGGTGTGTCCCTCGTTGGCCCGGGTAGCGGAACCTACCCGCGACACCACGCCGACGAGAGGCATGCCGTGCTGCATCAGCTTTCGCTCCCCGACCGCAGGATGGCCGCCGCCGCGGGCGGAGTGCTCCTGCTGGCCGCGCTGGGGATCAACGCCCCCGCGCACGCCGCGAGTTACGGAACGCCGACGATCGCCTTCTCGGCCTCCTACCTCTCCGGTGCCGTCGGTGCGAGCGGCGACCCCGTGGTCACCGTCACCGTCGCGCAGAGCGGGGCCGACGCGAGCGCGCTCGGCGTGGCGGCTTCCGCCAGCTCCAAGGCGTCCGTCGCCGGGACCGGGGACGTGACCGTGACCGGTACGGGCGCCACCCGGCGGCTCTCCGTCGCCGCGCACGAGCGCGGCTACACCGACCTCACGATCAAGGTCACCGGACTCGGCGGAAAGACCGCCACCAGGACGCTGCACTACGCCGCCTCCGCCGCCGTGCGGAACGCCGCCGACACCCGCTACCTCACCGGCTCCTCGGACGCCTCGGCAGCCGTCGACGTCGGTGGCGGATACATGGTCGTGGCCGACGACGAGTCCAACACGCTGCGCCTGTACGACCGTTCCTCGTCCGGCGCGCCCGTGAAGAGCTGGGACGTCGGCCCGGAGCTCGGGGCGGACAAGGAGGTCGACATCGAGGGCGCGGCCCGGGTCGGCGACACCATCTACTGGACCGGATCGCTCGGCAACAACAAGGACGGCGAGTACAAGTCCGACCGCAACACCGTCTTCACCACGACGGTGACCGGCTCGGGCGCGGCCACCGCGCTGACGGTGGGTGGTAGGTACGGGAAGCTCCGGGACGATCTCGTCGCGTGGGACAAGGCCAACGGCAACCGGCTCGGCTTCGCCGCGGGCACGGCGGACGGCGAAGTGCCCAAGCAGATCGACGGGTTCAACATCGAGGGTCTGGAGTTCGCGCCCGGCTCGACGACCACCGCGTACCTCGGCTTCCGGGCACCACTGGTCCCGCCGAAGGCGGGCGGCAAGGCTCTGATCGTGCCCGTCACCAACTTCGACGAGGTGGCCGGCAGCGGGGCGAAGGCCGTCATGGGCGCGCCGATCGAGCTGGACCTCGGCGGGCTCAGCATCCGGGACATCCGCAAGAACGCCGCCGACCAGTACCTGATCGTGGCCGGTTCCTGGGCGGCCGACGGCAACTCCGACCCGTACGCCCTCTACGCCTGGGACGGGATCGCCTCGCACGCCCCGGTCAAGCGGGCCGATCTGCCGACCGCCGACGCGGGCGGCTGGGAGGCCGTCGTGGACGTTCCCGACCTCACCGTTCCGGGCGCCCGGACGCAGCTGATCACCGATGCCGGTTCGGCCGACCTGTACGGGGACGGCACGGAGGCGAAGGATCTCGACCACGCCGAGTGGAAGAAGTCCCGCGCCGTCCGGTTCACCGTCGGCGGCTGACGGACCGGACGGGCGGGCCCCGGGCGTGGTCCTACGGTCCGTACGGCGGCGGCGGTGCGGCGGCCGCCGCCTCGGCCAGGGCCGGGCCCAGGTTCTCGGTGCGCATGCGCCGGTCGACGTAGAGCAGCCCGGTCACCAGCTGCGGGAACGTCGCCGCGATGAACTGGCTGATCAGCTGCCCGAGCGCCATGATCACCAGGTAGCCGCTCATGGCGAAGGCGATCGCGGCCGGGTTCGGGTCCTCGTCCAGGGTCGTGCCGCCGATCATGCCGGAGAACATGCCGAGGAACGAGAACGGGATCTGGATGACGTAGCTCGCGACATAGGCCATGCCGAGGGCCAGCAGGGTGATCCCGAGGACCCGCCACCAGTCGCCACGCACCAGCTGCGCGGAGCGGCGCAGGGCGGCCACCGGGGACTGGCCCTCGAACACCACGGCCGAGGGTGCCAGGCAGAACTTCACCCAGAGCCAGATCGCGAGCGGGGCGGTGGCCAGGGCGCCCAGGAAGCCGAGAGCGGTCCACACCGCCAGGTTGCCCCCGTACTCCAGGGTGATGGAGCCGATGATCAGCGCGAAGAAGCCGACCACCATGAGCACCGTCGGGACCATCGCGACCAGGAAGGTCAGGACCACCGTCCCGAACACCGCCGGCACACGGGCCCAGGCCCGGCGCCAGATGAAGGAGAAGGTGGTGGGCCTGCCCAGCACCGCCTCCTGCAGGATCGCGGGCACGGTCGCGTACATCATGGCCGTGGCGACCGCGAAGGCGATCACGGCGACCAGCCAGACGACACCGAGGGCGACCACGATCGGCACCACCTCGGAGGACCTCGGGTCCTCCTCGGCGCTGAGCGAGATGACCGTGTGCAGCTGGTCGCTGACCGCGGAGTACGCGATCAGGGCCGTGGCGGCCATGAGCACCACCGCCCCGCCGTACACGGCCGCGCCGATGCCGAACAACTGCTTCCAGTAGCGGCCCATCGTGCTGAGGGCGCCGCCGAGTATGTCCCCGAGTTTCAGGGGCGCCAGCGGTATCACCCCGGGCTTCGGCGGTGGCATCCAGCCGCCCCATCCCGGTGGTCCCGGGGGCCCTCCGTACGGTGCTCCGCCGCCCCACCCTGCGTCCTGCGCCACTGCTGCTCCGTCATGTGTCGTTGTCCGGTGTGCTGGTCGGGACACCGTAGCGTCCCGGTCGGCCGAAAGTGCTCGTACCGTTGTACGGGCGGCGATGCGTACACTCGTACACATGGGATACGGACTGCTGGCCGCGGCGATCGCGGCGGAGGTGGCCGGCACGACGGCCATGAAGTACAGCGAGGGCTTCACCCGGCTCTGGCCCTCGCTGATCACCGTCACGGGATACCTCGTGGCCTTCGGGCTGCTCGCCCAGACGCTGAAGACGCTGTCGGTGGGCACCGCATACGCGATCTGGGCGGGGATCGGCACCGCGGCCGTCGCCGCCATCGGCATCCTCTTCATGGGCGAGTCCGGCAGTCCGGTCAAACTGGCGGGCATAGCGCTGGTCATCGCCGGAGTGGTGGTGCTGAACCTGGGCGGGGCCCACTGATGGTGCGCCGTTACGACCCCGAGCGGCGCGACCGCATCATCGATGCCGCGATCAGGGTGGTCGGCGCCAAGGGCATCGCTGGGCTGAGCCACCGCTCCGTCGCCGCCGAGGCGGATGTGCCGCTCGGCTCGACGACGTATCACTTCGCCTCGCTGGACGAGCTGTTGATCGCCGCGCTGCGCCGGTCGAACGAGAACTTCGCCGAGGTCATGCGGGAGAGCGAGGCGCTGGCCGATCCGGCGGCCGATCTCGCCGAGGAGCTGGCCCGGCTGCTGGGGGAGTACTTCTCCGGCGGGCGCGGGAGGGCCGAGCTGGAGTACGAGCTGTATCTAGCCGCGCTCCGCAGGCCCGCGCTGCGGCCCGTCGCCGCCGAGTGGACCGACGGCACCGCCGAGCTGCTGTCCGGGCGCACCGATCCGGTCACCGCGCGGGCGCTGATCGCGCTGATGGACGGGATCTGCCTGCAGGTGCTGCTCACCGGCGGCGAGTACGACGAAGCGTACGCGCGGGAGATGCTGCGGCGGATCGCCGGTTGACGGATCCGACCGCCGATCGCCGGGTAACGGCTCCGTCCCCGCGCGCCGGGTGATCGCTCCGCCCGCGACCGACGGAACGGGTGACCGCTCCGTCCCCGCGTGCCCCTCACGCGCCGGACGGGCCCCCGTTCCGTACCGCCGCCAGGGCCGCCCGGACGCTCGCCTCGATGTCGGTGATCGGATACAGCGCCTCGCGGACCGTCCGGTCGCGGTCCACCACCAGCGTCAGCCGCTTCAGCCGGCTGATGCCGCCCGCGCGGAAGGTGGGCAGGCGCAGTGCCGCCGTCAGCTCCAGCTCCGCGTCGGACAGCAGCGGGAACCGCAGCCGCTCCGCGTCCGCGAAGGCCCGTTGCTCGTCCGGGCGCTGGGTGGAGACCCCCTGCACGGTCGCGCCCGCCGCGGTGAACCCGGCCAACTGGTCGCGGTACGTGCACGATTCGAGTGTGCAGCCGCTCGCGCCCGGGATCTCGGCCCAGCCCGGCGGATAGGCGTCCCGGCGGGCGTAGGCGCCGGGGAAGAAGTACAGGACGGTGTACGGGGTGCCGGCGACCGGGTCGCGCGGCGCGCCGTCGAGGTCCGGCAGCCGCAGCTCGGGCAGGCGGGTGCCCACCAGGGCGTGCACCCGGGCCGCCTCCTTCGAGGCCTCCGCGGTCGTCGCCATCATTTCCCCTTCTCCCAGTACCCAGGTGTCGCCCCAGTCCTGGAGCGCGATCAGTACGGGCAGCAGCGCGCGTCCACGCGGGGTGAGGCGGTACTCGTACCGGGGTGGCCGGTCCTGGTACGGCTGTCGGGAGAGCACGCCCGCGTCGACCAGCAGCCGCAGCCGCTCGGTCAGCACCTTGCGGGACACGCCCAGCTCCTGCTGGAGCGCGTCGAAGCGGTGCACCCCGCGCGCCGTGTCCCGCACGATCAGCAGGGTCCACCAGTCGCCCACGACATCGAGCGCCTGGGCGATCGCGCAGTCGGCGTCGGCCAGGCTGGTGCGCTGGGGCATCGGCTCCTCCGTCCGTCTCCCGTATTCGCCGCTTACCGGATTGACCTGCAGGAAACCACGATGCCATAGTCCGTTCCCAAAGGAAACTCACTGGGGAGGGTGCTGGGGATGAGCTTTTTCGGGGTCGTGCGGGACGTGCCGCGCACCGTGCGGCTGCTGGCCTTCGGTTCCTTTCTCAACGGGGTCGTCAGCTTCACCTTCATCTACCTCTTCGTCTATCTGACCGGCCCGCGCGGGCTGAGCGTCCCGCAGGCCGGAGTCGTCGCGGGCATCGGCGGTATCGGCCTGGTCGCGGGGAACTTCACCGGCGGCTGGTTCGGCGACCACTACGGCCACCGCCGGATGCTGCTGACCGGCGCCCTGGTCAGCGGGGCGGCGCTGGCCGCCCTGCCGGTCCTCCCGGTCGCGGCGATGTACGGGGTGCTGCCGCTCGCGCAGTACGCGGCGGGCGTCGTGCGCGCCGCCAACTCCGCGCTCGTCGCGGTCTCCGTCCCCGAGGGCGGCAGGCGCCAGAGCTTCGCCCTGGTTCGGGCCGCGGGCAACGCCGCGTTCGCCGTCGGCCCGCCGCTCGGCGCGCTGATCGCCGCCCACTTCTCGTACGGCTGGCTGTTCGTCGCCGACGGACTCGGGACCCTGCTCTTCGCCGGGTACGCGGCGGCGGTGCTCCCCGCACACGGCACCGCGCACGCCCGGCCGGACCGTGACCCCGGCGCGCCGGGCCTCTGGCGGGAGCTGCGGGCCAGGCCCGCCGTGCTGGTCCTGCTCGCCGCGATCCTCTGCGTCGACCTCGTCTACCGGCAGCAGTACTCGACCCTGCCCGTCTTCCTCGCCGAACACGGCCACGGCGACCAGTTCTACGGCTGGCTGCTGGCCGTCAACGGCGGGCTCATCCTCCTGCTGGAACTCCCCGCCGCCCACGTGCTGCGCCGCCGGGCGCCGCTGTCCATCGTGGGCACCGGGCTGCTGCTGGTGGGGCTGGGCTACACGGTGCTGATCCCCGGCGCCGGAGCGCTGTTCGCCGTCACCATGATGGCGTCGCTGACCGCCGGCGAGATCCTCTACAAGACCACCGCGACGGCGTACGTCGCCGACCAGGCCCCGGACCACGCGCAGGGCCGCTTCCAGAGCCTGTACGCGGGTGCCTCCATCAGCGGCCAGGTACTGGCGCCGCCGCTCGGCGGTGCGCTCTACGCCCACGCGCCCGGACTGCTCTGGCCCGCCTGCGCGGTGCTGGCCTGCGGCGCGGGGGCGGCGGTGCTGGCGGCGCGGCGGCTGCGGGGACCGGTGCGCGAGGCGGCCGTCGTACCGGTGCCCGAACGGCAGACACAGCCCGGCTGACCTGGCAGGTCCGGGCTCCCGGGCCGGACCTGCCCATCCGGCGAGACCGGTTGGCCCCGGTGGTGCCTCGCCGGTTAGGTTTCGTGTCATGACCGACACGACTCCTGCTCGCACCACCGGCGCCGTCGCCGCCGGCCTCGCCACCATCGCCGGCGACGGTTCCGTTCTCGACACCTGGTTCCCCGCCCCCGAGCTCACCGCCGAGCCGGGCCCGGCCGGAACCGAACGGCTCACCCCCGACCAGGCCGTCAACCTCCTCGGTGAGGGCGCCGGCAAGGCCATCGGCGTGGACGCCCGCCGCGGTGTCGAGGTCGTCGCCGTACGTACGGTCATCGCCTCGCTCGACGACAAGCCGCTGGACGCCCACGACGCGTACCTGCGCCTGCACCTCCTCTCGCACCGCCTCGTCCAGCCGCACGGCCAGAACCTGGACGGGCTTTTCGGCCTCCTCACCAACGTCGCCTGGACCTCGCTCGGCCCGGTCGCCGTCGACGACGTGGAGAGGGTGCGGCTGAACGCCCGCGCCGAGGGCCTGCACCTCCAGGTCACCTCGGTCGACAAGTTCCCCCGGATGACGGACTACGTCGCTCCGAAGGGCGTCCGGATCGCCGACGCCGACCGGGTCAGGCTCGGCGCGCACCTCGCCGCCGGCACGACCGTCATGCACGAGGGCTTCGTCAACTTCAACGCCGGCACCCTCGGGACGTCGATGGTCGAGGGCCGCATCTCCGCCGGTGTCGTCGTCGGCAACGGCTCCGACATCGGAGGGGGCGCCTCCACCATGGGCACCCTCTCCGGCGGTGGCAAGGAGCGCATCGTCATCGGCGAGCGCTGCCTGATCGGCGCCGAGGCCGGTGTCGGGATCGCGCTCGGCGACGAGTGCGTCGTCGAGGCCGGGCTCTACGTCACGGCCGGTACCCGCATCACGCTGCCGGACGGCCAGATCGTCAAGGCCCGTGAGCTCTCCGGCGCCTCGAACATCCTCTTCCGCCGCAACTCGGTCACCGGCGCCGTCGAGGCCCGCCCGAACAACGCGGTCTGGGACGGCCTCAACGACGTCCTGCACAGCCACAACTGAGGCCGCCCGGCCTCAATCGGTGGCGCGCAGCAGTTCCTCGTAAGCCCTCCGCAGCCCGTCGGTCGCTCCGCGTCCGGCGGGCTGCAGCG
Coding sequences within it:
- the sufD gene encoding Fe-S cluster assembly protein SufD produces the protein MAEAQNIPAGSTTTGSIAVAAESTVATRMSAPPSFDVADFPVPHGREEEWRFTPLERLRGLHDGTAVATGGGVKVAIEAPEGVTVETVGRDDSRLGRAGTPVDRVAAQAYTSFEQASVVTVAKEAVLTEPIRIAVHGEGGVAYGQQVVELGAFAEAVVVIDHTGDAVLAANVDYVLGDGAKLTVVSVQDWDETAVHVGQHNALVGRDASFKSIVVTFGGDLVRLHPRVSYAGTGGEAELFGLYFTDKGQHQEHRLLVDHNTPHCKSNAAYKGALQGEGAHAVWIGDVLIQAKAEGTDTYEMNRNLVLTDGARVDSVPNLEIETGEIVGAGHASATGRFDDEQLFYLMSRGIDAEEARRLVVRGFFAELVQQIGLPDVEARLLEKIEAELKASV
- a CDS encoding bifunctional 3-phenylpropionate/cinnamic acid dioxygenase ferredoxin subunit, yielding MAFVKACALSELEDDTPKRVELDGVPVSVVRTEGEVFAINDICSHANVSLSEGEVEDCSIECWLHGSSFDLRTGKPSGLPATRPVPVYPVKIEGDDVLVSVTQES
- the sufC gene encoding Fe-S cluster assembly ATPase SufC — encoded protein: MATLEIRDLHVSVEADNATKEILKGVDLTVKQGETHAIMGPNGSGKSTLAYSLAGHPKYTITSGSVTLDGEDVLEMTVDERARAGLFLAMQYPVEIPGVSVSNFLRTSATAVRGEAPKLRTWVKEVKETMGRLQMDPAFAERNVNEGFSGGEKKRHEILQLELLKPKVAILDETDSGLDVDALRIVSEGVNRVRETGEVGTLLITHYTRILRYIKPDFVHVFANGRIAESGGAELADKLENEGYEAYVKGGASA
- a CDS encoding cysteine desulfurase, with product MTQLPGLLDTEAIRKDFPLLDRTVHDGKKIVYLDSAATSQKPRQVLDALNEYYERHNANVHRGVYTIAEEATALYEGARDKVAAFINAPSRNEVIFTKNASESLNLVANMLGWADEPYRVDHDTEIVTTEMEHHSNIVPWQLLSQRTGAKLKWFGITDDGRLDLSNIEEIITEKTKIVSFTLVSNIMGTINPVEKIIRRAQQVGALVCIDASQAAPHMVLDVQALQADFVAFTGHKMVGPTGIGVLWGRQELLEDLPPFLGGGEMIETVSMHSSTYAPAPHKFEAGTPPIAQAVGLGAAVDYLSAIGMENIYRHEHAITEYAVKRLLEVPDLRIIGPATAEDRGATISFTLGDIHPHDVGQVLDEQGIAVRVGHHCARPVCLRYGIPATTRASFYLYSTPAEVDALVDGLEHVRNFFG
- the sufU gene encoding Fe-S cluster assembly sulfur transfer protein SufU, which produces MKLDSMYQEVILDHYKHPHGRGLRDGDAEVHHVNPTCGDEITLRVKYDGETIADVSYEGQGCSISQASASVLNDLLVGKELGQAQKIQETFLELMQSKGQLEPDDAMEEVLEDAVAFAGVSKYPARVKCALLSWMAWKDATAKALSEGKTA
- a CDS encoding metal-sulfur cluster assembly factor translates to MSDHGTPEVLTTKPASEEEVREALYDVVDPELGIDVVNLGLIYGIHIDDANIATLDMTLTSAACPLTDVIEDQAKSATEGIVNELRINWVWMPPWGPDKITDDGREQLRALGFNV
- a CDS encoding DUF3616 domain-containing protein — translated: MLHQLSLPDRRMAAAAGGVLLLAALGINAPAHAASYGTPTIAFSASYLSGAVGASGDPVVTVTVAQSGADASALGVAASASSKASVAGTGDVTVTGTGATRRLSVAAHERGYTDLTIKVTGLGGKTATRTLHYAASAAVRNAADTRYLTGSSDASAAVDVGGGYMVVADDESNTLRLYDRSSSGAPVKSWDVGPELGADKEVDIEGAARVGDTIYWTGSLGNNKDGEYKSDRNTVFTTTVTGSGAATALTVGGRYGKLRDDLVAWDKANGNRLGFAAGTADGEVPKQIDGFNIEGLEFAPGSTTTAYLGFRAPLVPPKAGGKALIVPVTNFDEVAGSGAKAVMGAPIELDLGGLSIRDIRKNAADQYLIVAGSWAADGNSDPYALYAWDGIASHAPVKRADLPTADAGGWEAVVDVPDLTVPGARTQLITDAGSADLYGDGTEAKDLDHAEWKKSRAVRFTVGG
- a CDS encoding DMT family transporter → MGYGLLAAAIAAEVAGTTAMKYSEGFTRLWPSLITVTGYLVAFGLLAQTLKTLSVGTAYAIWAGIGTAAVAAIGILFMGESGSPVKLAGIALVIAGVVVLNLGGAH
- a CDS encoding TetR/AcrR family transcriptional regulator; the protein is MVRRYDPERRDRIIDAAIRVVGAKGIAGLSHRSVAAEADVPLGSTTYHFASLDELLIAALRRSNENFAEVMRESEALADPAADLAEELARLLGEYFSGGRGRAELEYELYLAALRRPALRPVAAEWTDGTAELLSGRTDPVTARALIALMDGICLQVLLTGGEYDEAYAREMLRRIAG
- a CDS encoding winged helix-turn-helix transcriptional regulator, whose translation is MPQRTSLADADCAIAQALDVVGDWWTLLIVRDTARGVHRFDALQQELGVSRKVLTERLRLLVDAGVLSRQPYQDRPPRYEYRLTPRGRALLPVLIALQDWGDTWVLGEGEMMATTAEASKEAARVHALVGTRLPELRLPDLDGAPRDPVAGTPYTVLYFFPGAYARRDAYPPGWAEIPGASGCTLESCTYRDQLAGFTAAGATVQGVSTQRPDEQRAFADAERLRFPLLSDAELELTAALRLPTFRAGGISRLKRLTLVVDRDRTVREALYPITDIEASVRAALAAVRNGGPSGA
- a CDS encoding MFS transporter; translation: MSFFGVVRDVPRTVRLLAFGSFLNGVVSFTFIYLFVYLTGPRGLSVPQAGVVAGIGGIGLVAGNFTGGWFGDHYGHRRMLLTGALVSGAALAALPVLPVAAMYGVLPLAQYAAGVVRAANSALVAVSVPEGGRRQSFALVRAAGNAAFAVGPPLGALIAAHFSYGWLFVADGLGTLLFAGYAAAVLPAHGTAHARPDRDPGAPGLWRELRARPAVLVLLAAILCVDLVYRQQYSTLPVFLAEHGHGDQFYGWLLAVNGGLILLLELPAAHVLRRRAPLSIVGTGLLLVGLGYTVLIPGAGALFAVTMMASLTAGEILYKTTATAYVADQAPDHAQGRFQSLYAGASISGQVLAPPLGGALYAHAPGLLWPACAVLACGAGAAVLAARRLRGPVREAAVVPVPERQTQPG